From the genome of Eucalyptus grandis isolate ANBG69807.140 chromosome 2, ASM1654582v1, whole genome shotgun sequence, one region includes:
- the LOC104426148 gene encoding flowering-promoting factor 1-like protein 3, with protein MNGVSVFKNGVGRLAEDPGSEVSGGIGRRKVLIHIPTNEVITSYADLERKLSSLGWERYYNDPELLRFHKRSTLDLISVPKDFKKLKSVHMYDIVVKNPNIFKVRDM; from the coding sequence atgaatggggTTTCGGTGTTCAAGAACGGCGTTGGCCGGCTGGCGGAGGACCCAGGGAGCGAGGTGTCCGGCGGCATCGGGCGGCGGAAGGTGCTGATCCACATCCCAACGAACGAGGTGATCACCTCGTATGCTGACCTCGAGAGGAAGCTATCCTCACTCGGGTGGGAGAGGTACTACAACGACCCGGAACTCCTCCGATTCCACAAGAGATCCACCCTCGATCTCATCTCGGTCCCCAAGGACTTCAAAAAGTTGAAGAGCGTGCACATGTATGACATCGTTGTCAAGAACCCCAACATTTTCAAAGTCCGGGACATGTGA